AGGCCCCTTGGCATCGAACATGGCAGCCGCCAGCAGCCTAGGCGCGGCACACCAGCGCTGTCCGCTAAGGCTCAGGCGGCGGTTTTGAAGGCATCCAGCAGGCCGGCATAGGCGGCCGCGATGCCCGCCACTGGATTGCTGCTTCTCGAAACGGTCTCGACTTTCAGCGAGCCGCCGCCGGTCGGCAAGGTGAGCAGCAGGAACTGGCGATTGCCGCCGTCGCCGACGGATGCCGCCGCCACGTGCTGGCCTTCCCCTTCGTTCTGGACGCACATCTTGAACAGCAGCGTGCCGCCGACCGCTTCGAGCGCGCCGCCGACAACTTCAACAAATTCTTCTTCGGAAACAGTCTTTTCGTCTGGCACCAAATCGGCCAGGCTTTCCGCAAGTGTGCTCTCCAGGGCCTTGTCGTCAAGCTGCGCGTCCATGCGAACCTCTTTCAGCCGCCAATCGCACCCCTTTGCCCGTTAACGAAACTTAACGCGGACGATGGCCGGATTGTGGCGGATTTACTCGTGATTTCGTCCAATACGACGCCGTTTCCAACACGACGATTTTGACCCTCCTGCCATCTCGTCGGCATGAGCATTCAGGAGCCGAAGGCCCAAAACCCGTCAAAATTCAACCGGTTGCCGATTTTGCACGGGCTCAGAAAGTCGTCCGCCATGCAAGCGAGTGACTGGACAATCCTCCGGTTCGCTTCACAATGAACCAAAGCTACAATGCAAAAAACCTAGGGGAGGAACGAGATGCTGGGGCTGATGCAGGAATGGCCACTGCTGTGCCACAAGCTGATCGATAATGCTGAACGGCAGCATGGCGTGCGCGAGATCGTGTCGCGTTCGATCGAGGGGCCGATCGTGCGCACCACCTATGCCGACATCCATCGTCGTTCTCTTAAGGTGGCCCAGCGGCTGGAACGCGACGGTTATCGGTTGGGCGACCGCATCGCCACGCTGGCCTGGAACACCGCTCGCCATATCGAGGCCTGGTACGGCATCATGGGCATCGGCGCGATCTATCACACGCTCAATCCGCGCCTGTTTCCCGAGCAGATCGTCTGGATCATGAACCATGCCGAGGACAAGGCTGTCTTCGTCGACCTCACCTTCATACCGTTGCTCGAGAAGATCGTCGGCGCCATCAAATCGCTGAAAAAGGTGATCGTGCTCACCGATAATGCGCACCTGCCGAAAACCGCGTTGCCCAATGTCGTCGCTTACGAGGAGTGGCTCAACGAGGTCGATGGCGATTTCGCCTGGAAAACCTTCGACGAAGGTACTGCCGCGGGCATGTGCTACACATCTGGCACGACAGGCGATCCCAAGGGCGTTGTCTATAGTCACCGTTCGAACGTGCTGCACGCCATGATCGCGGCCATGCCCGATGCGATGGGCCTGTCGGCACGCGATACGATTCTGCCGGTGGTGCCGATGTTCCACGCCAATGCCTGGGGTCTCGGCCAGAGCGGGCCGATGATCGGCGCCAAGCTGGTCATGCCTGGCTGCAAGATGGACGGCGCCTCGATCTACGAATTGCTCGACACCGAGAAAGTGACCTTCAGCGCTGCCGTGCCGACGGTCTGGATGATGCTGCTGCAATGTCTGGAAGAAACCGGCAGGAAGCTGCCTCATCTGAACAAGGTCGTCATCGGCGGCTCGTCCTGCCCGCGCGCGATCATGACGAAATTCCAGGACAATTTCGGTGTCCAGGTCATCCATGCCTGGGGCATGACCGAGATGTCGCCGCTCGGCACGCTGTGCACCTTGAAGCCCGAATATGTCGGCCTCGAGGGAGAAGCGCGGCTCGACATCCAGGGCAAGCAGGGCTATCCGCCCTTTGGCGTCGAAATGAAGGTGACCGACGACGAGAACAACCCGCTACCCTGGGATGGCAAGACCTTTGGTCGGTTGAAGGTGCGCGGTCCGGCTGTTGCCCGCGCCTATTATGGCGGCGCGGGCACGGAGCAATTCGACGAGGACGGCTGGTTCGATACGGGAGATGTCGCTCATATCGATGCCGGCGGCTATATGCAGATCACCGATCGCGCCAAGGACGTCATCAAGTCCGGCGGCGAATGGATCTCGACCATCGAACTCGAGAATCTGGCCGTCGGCCATCCGGACGTGGCGGAAGCGGCGGCCATCGGTGTTCATCATTCGAAATGGGGCGAGCGGCCCCTGCTGGTCGTCGTCGCCAAGCCGGGCAAGGAACCGACCAAGGCTGACATTCTCGGCTTCATGGATGGCAAGCTGGCCAAATGGTGGATGCCCGATGATGTCGCTTTCGTCGGCGAAATACCGCATACCGCCACCGGCAAGATCCAGAAGATCACCTTGCGCCAGCAGTTCAGGGAT
The genomic region above belongs to Mesorhizobium sp. B4-1-4 and contains:
- a CDS encoding fatty-acid--CoA ligase, which translates into the protein MLGLMQEWPLLCHKLIDNAERQHGVREIVSRSIEGPIVRTTYADIHRRSLKVAQRLERDGYRLGDRIATLAWNTARHIEAWYGIMGIGAIYHTLNPRLFPEQIVWIMNHAEDKAVFVDLTFIPLLEKIVGAIKSLKKVIVLTDNAHLPKTALPNVVAYEEWLNEVDGDFAWKTFDEGTAAGMCYTSGTTGDPKGVVYSHRSNVLHAMIAAMPDAMGLSARDTILPVVPMFHANAWGLGQSGPMIGAKLVMPGCKMDGASIYELLDTEKVTFSAAVPTVWMMLLQCLEETGRKLPHLNKVVIGGSSCPRAIMTKFQDNFGVQVIHAWGMTEMSPLGTLCTLKPEYVGLEGEARLDIQGKQGYPPFGVEMKVTDDENNPLPWDGKTFGRLKVRGPAVARAYYGGAGTEQFDEDGWFDTGDVAHIDAGGYMQITDRAKDVIKSGGEWISTIELENLAVGHPDVAEAAAIGVHHSKWGERPLLVVVAKPGKEPTKADILGFMDGKLAKWWMPDDVAFVGEIPHTATGKIQKITLRQQFRDYRLPTD